The Symphalangus syndactylus isolate Jambi chromosome 11, NHGRI_mSymSyn1-v2.1_pri, whole genome shotgun sequence genome contains a region encoding:
- the TRIM36 gene encoding E3 ubiquitin-protein ligase TRIM36 isoform X5, whose protein sequence is MSESGEMSEFGYIMELLAKGKASAMGLQQTHEHSRLTSKDGEACCPFEISEVGKQSLPRRT, encoded by the exons ATGTCGGAGTCTGGTGAGATGAGTGAATTTGGCTACATCATGGAATTGCTAGCTAAAGGCAAG GCTTCAGCAATGGGCCTGCAGCAAACCCATGAGCATTCCCGGTTGACTTCTAAAGATGGAGAGGCCTGCTGTCCCTTTGAAATCTCTGAGGTTGGAAAGCAGTCTCTCCCAAGAAGAACTTAG